Proteins from a genomic interval of Acidimicrobiales bacterium:
- a CDS encoding helix-turn-helix domain-containing protein: MDGDVKTRNSNQRPSQARTRRTRAAVVDAARTLFLERGYAATTIEAISDHSDTPQATVYRLFSSKLGILKAVLDVSIVGDDQAVPMLDRPHIRALLSDRDPKIQLTGFAAMLRDLMARAAPVHRILADAARSDEAAAYLLAEIARQRHDGQERIARSLARSKALRPGMRERDAADVIHALASPEVYGLLVFDRGWSGERYETWLKAILIDQLLA, from the coding sequence GTGGATGGAGATGTCAAGACCCGGAATTCCAACCAGAGACCGTCTCAGGCGCGCACCCGCCGTACACGGGCCGCGGTGGTCGACGCCGCCCGGACCCTTTTCCTCGAGCGCGGATACGCAGCGACGACCATCGAGGCAATCAGCGACCACTCGGATACGCCGCAGGCGACCGTGTACCGGCTGTTCTCCTCGAAGCTCGGGATCCTCAAAGCCGTGCTCGACGTTTCTATCGTCGGCGACGACCAAGCGGTCCCGATGTTGGACCGCCCCCACATCCGAGCTCTCCTCTCCGACAGAGACCCGAAGATCCAGTTGACAGGGTTCGCGGCGATGCTCCGCGATCTGATGGCCCGAGCCGCACCGGTTCATCGCATCCTTGCGGACGCAGCCAGATCCGACGAGGCCGCAGCTTACTTGCTCGCCGAAATCGCGCGGCAACGTCACGACGGCCAGGAGCGAATCGCACGGTCGCTCGCTCGTTCGAAAGCCTTGCGGCCGGGCATGCGAGAGCGCGACGCAGCGGACGTGATCCATGCACTTGCTTCTCCCGAGGTTTACGGGTTGCTCGTCTTCGACCGAGGATGGAGCGGCGAGCGGTACGAAACCTGGCTGAAGGCAATCCTCATCGACCAGCTTCTCGCGTAG